The sequence below is a genomic window from Polyangiaceae bacterium.
GTCTTGGCTGTGCAGACATTCTGTCCTTGCACGTACTCGCAGCCAACTGTCGCGGAGGGCACCGCGGCGCACTGATCTCGATCCTCGCACGCGTCGCCGGTCTGCAGCTGACCCTTCCAATAGTGATTGCAGGACGCCGGGAAAAGAACCTCGCACACGTGCGCTGCATCCGTGGCATCGCTGACGCACTGGGCGAGCTGATCTCGATCCAAGGTGAGCCCGAGCGCTAGCTTGCCAGGCGCTTTGTCAACGGCTGCATCCCGCCCCCCCAGCATGGTCGCCCGACAAGCAGCTTCGTCGTAGCCCAGATTCTTCAGCTCACAGCACTGGTCCAAGCGGCCACAGTAGGCGTCGGCCGCCGCCGTCAGCGCGTCGTAAATGGCTTGTTGTTCGTCGCTGCCCGCGCCCCCTCCGGAGCCCGCAGCGCCGCTCATGCCGCCGCTGCCTCCAACGCTGCCTGACGAACCGCCGTTCCCCCCGACAGCGCCATTCCCCCCGACAGCGCCATTCCCCGCGACAGCGCCATTCCCCGCGACACCGCCGTTGCTCTGTGAGCCTGCGGTGCCTCCAGAACCGCCGGCACTCGTTTGCTCAGTGCTGCCGGAGCTGGAGCCGCCACAACCCAGCGCAAACAACGCAGAAGAAACGCAGTAGCCGAGTGTTCGGAGGGTGGGGGTGAGGGTCATGACGCCGGGAGCATAGCACGCAGGCACGATTCCGTGCGGTTCCTGAGTTGCTCGCGTCTGCCGAGCGGAGCTCCCCCCCTGCGGTCATGCCTGGCCCCGCGCAACGGACGTCCACATCGCGAGGCGGTCGAGGGCGCGACCCGACGGGTGATCACTCAGCGCTCTTGGAGCAGTTCAGGTACTTGGCGTCTCCGTAGCGCCCATCGACTACTCCCCCCGAGAGCTCGGCTCCGAATAGGACGGAAGTTTGGGCGCCGTCCAAGGGGATCCACGGAGCGGCGAACAGCCTGATCGAGCCGATCGGCGCTACAGGTGGCGACTTGCCGCAGCCGCGGATGCCTCCAAGGCGCAGCGCGTAGCCGACCTCAGGCAGCAAGGCTCCGCGCAGCGAGTCCGTGAACGGCGCGACCGCGGCGAGGCGTATGCCCAGCGCAAGCCAGTGGTAATGGCGGCCCACATCGACGCGAGCCCCAGCCAAGAAGCCCAAACGGCCTTGGTCGTCGTGTCCGCCATCTGCCTTGGGCAGGTTGTTCAGGTACGCTGCATCTAGCACGATGTCGTAGAGCATTAGCTGCCCTTCCGGGAGCTCGAAGCGTATCCCCGCGGTACCGAGCGTGATGCCATCAACCGCGCCCAGGCCGCCAACCGCAGCCCGAGCCCCCCATTCTGGCCTTTGTGCGAGGCCGGCGTTCACCCCCACGTGGTTGTCCAGGATCAGCGCGGCCTTTTCCCACGTATCGGCCTGCTTGAGCCTCGCTTCGGCGGCTGCGAGGTGCGCCTTGGCGGCGCTCAGCGCATCTGCCGCTTCCTTCGAGGCTTTCTGTGCGGCGGCAGCGTCCGTTGCGGTTGGCACCTTCGCGTCCGCGGCGGCCTTCGCTTTCTCGGCTGTGTCGACCGCGTCTTTGGTTTGGGTGACGCACGCGTCTGCGGCATCGTACTCGGTGTTGGCTCGCTCCAAGAGCGGCACCGTGTGCTTCTTGGTCATCGACTCTTCGAGGGCGACCGTCCAGCAGGGCTCTGGGCGCTCATAGCATTGCTTGTCTGGCGTGGGCGTGGGGACGCACGCAGACAGCTTGAGAGCCTGCTCGGAAGCCAGGTCGCGAAGGGAAGCGGCAGCCCGCAAGCGTTTGCGTGCCGCCTCTCGTAGCGCCTGGTCCGCCCAGGGGCTCGCCTCGATCGACGCGGCACAGGCCTTAGACGCGGTGTACCACAATCTGGCCTTGCGTACGTCTTTGGCACTCTGTTCGTCCTTCGCATCTGTGCGCGTTAGCGTGCTCACCCAGTCGCCTGGTGAGACGTTTGCGCACGAACTCTCCTTGGCACGCTTGACGAGGTCGTCGTAGGCAGCCACTGCTCGGTTTGCGCGAGCTTCTGCTTCCAGCTTTTCGGCAGGTTTTGCACCCCGCTTGCAGTCGAGCGCGCGAAGCTTCCACTTCCTCGCGTCCTCGATCGTCTTGAAAAGCTCTGAGGGCTTCACGACGTAGCCTTTGGCTGTCCATGCTGGGTCAGCCTGGGGGCACTTCGAGCTGTCCGCTGCATAGCTGTTAAGCGCGGTGAGAAAGAGCAGTGCAGCAGCCAGGGCTGCGTCGAGCGTCTTCATTTGCCGTCTCCACTCAAGCCCTTGACCAGGGACGCGAGATTGATTGAGGCGACGAAGAAGACGTTCTCCGCCGTGAGTTCTCCCTCACCCGAAAAGGACCAAGCGAGCAATCCTGTATGGGCGATCCCCTCTGCAGGATCCGTACTGCTCGTGGATATCGGGATCTGACGATAGAGATCGAAACCGAGCCCGAGACCGAGGGAGTTGTTGAAGAACGTGAGTTGGGTGGCGAGGGAGAGCGAGCGCTGCCGGTCTTTTACTACATTGAAAAGAAACGCGCCGCCGACGCCCGCGAGCTGTAGATGGCCGCCGGATTTGGTCTTCTTTCCCCAGGAATTAGGCTCCCAAACGAACTGGAAACCCAGCTCACCGTTTACGAGCTGCAAGTCTGGCTCGTAGCGGCGATTGCGACCCGCCTCGCTCGACCGACGAGTCGCGTTGAAGCGAAGCAGGGTTGCTGTGGGGCCGTATGCGAGGGTGCCAGTCTTGAGCTCATGACGACTCGTGGCTTCAGACTTCGCCTTCCCCGGGTCGTCGCTATCCTCTTCCTTGGTTTGTGTACTGCTGGTGGTGTCTTGCGCGAGCGCCGGCGAGGACGCCAAGACCGCAGCGAGTAGAAAGGCCGGTATGGATCTACTGATCATTGGGGTACTCCCGCTTCTGCATCCGAGCCACCGTCGTTCGAAGCGTCCGTTCCTGGGCTGGCGCCGGCCTCCGCATCAGTGCCGGTCTCCGCATCGGTGCCCGCCTCAGGAGAACCGGATGCGGCACAAATGGGCCCATCTCCCGAAACACTGCAGCTCGAGCCAGCGTCTTTGAGAGCCGTTTCACCCTCCGCACGGCAGGCACCCAGGAGCTCGGCGTCGCTCAAGCCGTGCTGCTTGCCGAAGCAAGTCGCCGGCGCCTTGCCATCGTCTCTGATGCAGACTCCGCAGGTCATCACACACGAGGAACCGCATGGACAGTCGTTGTCAGTCTTGCATTCGGACTGGCAGAACCCGCGCCCAGAGCACACGGCGTTTTCGCAGTCCGATTGCTGACTGCAGCGCTCCGGACGTTCACTGACACATCCGTACGGTAATAAAAGTAGAGTGGCTAGCGCGAGCGCAGCCCGGCCTCGTCGCTTGCGACGTGGAGTTGATACGTTCTTCATTTAGGGCGACTCGTGTCGCACTTGTGATGTGCGACTCTGGATGAGGAGAGTCCGAATTTAACCCCGTGGATACAGGTTTCGTCTGCCCCGTGTCTAGACTGAAAAAGAGACAGGTACTGATTGTTCAGGCCCTGATTGTTCAGGCCGGTCGCAGCTCCGTCTTATGCCGGCCTCTTATGTCCGCCGTTGCTCAAGGTCGCCTTGTCTGATGCGGTGGTGGGGGCACACTGTGTCATGAATGGCTTGGTTGCGATTCTTCGCGGAATCGGGCGCGCTGATCCTCTGCGGTCGGTCCGCGTTCGTTCGTTGAGGGGTGTCTGGGTCAATTGCCACGCGGAACTAAACGATGGGGGCGCCCGCCCGAGTCGAGTACTCGCTCCGTTCCGCGCGCCCAAAGCGCGAGGAGAATTTCTTTGTGCGCGCTCTGTCCCGTGGGTGCGCCTTTGTGAGCGTCGCACGTGTTCGCGGGGGGTGAGGAAGCTCAGGTCGCACGCTGCGTACGTCGTGCAATGCAACTCATCCCGCGCGCATCGCTCTTGGCCGTCCTGCTCGTTTCACCCCTCGCTTGCTCAAGCGAAAATGACGGAGGCAGCGGCGGGAGCGCTGGCACCGCTGGCGCCGGTGGGTCGACCGCGGGGGCCTCGGGCGCAGTGACAGGCGGCAATGCCGGCTCGAGCAGCGGCGGAACCCAGGCTGGGGGCTCGTCGGCAGGCGGCTCGTCGTCCGTTGGTGGGAGCGGCGGCACTGGCGGCGCGTCGACCGGTGGCACATCAACGGGCGGTGCAGCAACCGGAGGAACGGGTGGAAGCGGCGGCGCCGTGATGGCCGAGCAAGGCAAGTGCGAGCGACCCGAGCCCATCGGCTCCTGCACCAGCGTTGGCGCTACCCTCACGTACTGTGTGGCCTACTACTACGACCTCGGCATCGACTTCAAAGCCGAGTGTGAGGCTGCCGATAGCATCTGGAGCGACGGTGGCTGCTTTGGTGCGACGGCGGGTTGGTGTGAAATCCCCGGAGCGCCGTACAGCTCGACCATCGAGTACTACTCGATCCCCGGGGCAACGCAGAAGACCCAGTGCGAAGGTCAAAGCAACCTCTGGTGTGACGGCAAGGGCTCCTTGCGACCTGAGTGCGCCGCCGGTGGCGACACGAACGCTGACTGTGCGACGTGCCGCGCGGGGGCTGAGGCGAGTGGTGGCTGTTGCGAAGCTGAAATCAGCACGTGCCGCGCCGACGCCGACTGTGAAGCCGCCTTCGATTGCTTCGCCGCTTGCACGGATACAGCGTGTTTTGATGCCTGCTTTGCCAGCGCCAAGGGAGAGGCGTGGCTTGAACCCTTGGGTTGCTTGTTTGGCAGCTTCGGCCTCGACCTCGGCGCGTGCGGGGAGGTTTGCAGCGAAACGCCCCTCTGAGGCTGGCTAGCTCATTGACAGTACATGAGCCACCGGGGCCACAGTCCGGAGCCGCAGCCGTTGAAGCCGCAGTCGCCGCTCGTGCACTCGTAGTGCTCCGTGCAGGCGACGAAGTCTGCCAGCTTGGGCTTGCAGCTGCCGTCGGTGTCGCAGTAGCTGTCGCTGTTGCAGCCGCCGCAAGCGAAGTCTTGGGACGTGCACTCCGAGGTGGAGCTGTCGCACACCAGCGGGTCAGCGCAGGAGAAGGGCGCGTTGATGCAGGTTTGGGCGAGGGTGCCCGTTGCCACGCACTTCCCTGCGGAACAGTAAAGCCCGTCGGACTTGTAGCAGTAGGCCTCGCTCGCGGCGGCCTCTGGTTTCGGATTGGAACAAATGATGTTGCCGCGGTGCTCCCAGCAGCTCCGAGTGCACGCCTCACCCAGCTTGGCGCGGGTGCGCTCCGCGCACACATGAGAACCGTTGAGCGAGTAGCAGCTGACCTGCTTGCCCGGGATCTTCTCACACTGGGCTACGTCCTCGCAGGGTTCGCCGATCTTTCGCGGGCCGTTCCAGACGCGCTCGCAGACCTCAGGGGTCAAACGCGCGCAGGTCTCCAATGCGGCCTTTCGCGCCTCGAGGCACTCGGCGGCGGCCGCCTCGTCGAAGGCAGCTCCCAGCGCGAGGAGGTCGTCGACGAGGTCCTTCTCGACGCCGAAGCCGCTAGCCAGCCCGTCCTCGCAGCTTTGCTTGTCGTATCCTTTCCCTGCGGCAGCGCAGCACGGCTGCGCCTTGTCGCAGCTCAGCTTGAGGTCGGCGTAGGCCTGGTCGAGGAATGCTTTGATCGCCGCGGCGCCGGTTGAGCCGCCGTCCCAGGGCGCGCCACCGGCGCCTGCCGCGTCCATGCCACCATCGAGCGCACCGCCGGAGCCTGCATTACCACCTTGAGCTGCACTGCCTCCAACCGAGGCCGAACCCGCGACGCCTGCAGTCGCGCCCGTGGCGTTATTCCCCGCGGATCCACCCGCCCCGCCGGAAGTCTGGGCGACGCCGGAGCCACTCGACTCCGCACAAGCCAGCGCCACGGCGCCTGAGGTCAGTAGCCAGCCCAGATGCGAGAGACGGGTCACGCGGAAGTTGTACGCTCCGTGGAGCCAGAAATTCCAGGCAAAAAACCGCGAAAATGTGAGCACTTTCGGACTCGCCAGCGGGGCGAAGCGACCCACCTTGGACGGATGCCCTACTCACCACCAGCGACGGAGGCGGCCCCAAGCAGCACTCCGAATTTCCGCAAGTTTAGTTGGCGCGCCGCGCTGCGCAGCCTGGTCTACACGCTCAGCTTCTTGGCGCTGACGATCTTGCTCGGCCCCATCGGCCTCCTGGTGGTGCTCGCGTACCGCGAGCTGCGGCGCAATTGGGTGCGGAAACAATTGCTGGTGCGGCGTGCGGAGCAGGGCAATGCGGCGCTTGCCGTGGCGGGGCGCGCGTGGAACTCGCCGACCGGCAAGGCGCTGGTCTTCGACATCGCGTTCCTCGCGGTGGGTCTGGCCATCGGGCTTGCGGTGCACCTGCTCGGTGTGTCGGTGTGGTCTCTGCCCTGGTGAGCTAGGGACGCACGAAGTCTTCCGGCCCGCTGATCACGCCGCCGACCTCGCTGTCGCCTGCAGTGTCGGCGCTATCCGTGGGGATCCCAACGATCATCCACAGGTCGTACAGCCGCTTTTCCGTGGGGCGCGCGAGCTGTTTCTGAAGAACAGGCGCTAGTTGCGCCTGCAGGCAACCGAGGAAGCGCGCATCGATCACGGTTGACGCATACAGATCCACCTGGGGGACGCGCTCCGGGCGAGTGCGCACCTGAACCGAGAGCGCTGCACCCACCCGCTCCCTTGCGGCTTGCTCCCGCGCGCACTTCGAGACGTAGCTGAGTTCATCCTCTAAGCGCAGCGCAAGCAGGTGCTCGGTTGCGTCTTTCTGACCATGCGCGCGCACACTGAACACGAAGGGTGGATGGAGCATGAAGAGCGCCATCTTCGGGTCTCCAGGATCGCGATTCTCCACCAGGAGCTTCTGCTCGACGAGCTTCGGAGGGTCCAACTCGAAAGTCAGGCGGTAGTCGTGCCCATTGAGTTTGACGGTGCCGCGCACCTCGTCGTCTTCCAGCTTGAAGTTCGCGAGCTCTCGAGTCGACGGCTTGAGGTACTTGCACACTGCGCGGTTCTTCACTGAACCCGGCGAATCGTCCGTGGCAATCCCGGCGACGCGTAGCGGCTTCTGTTCGGTGCCGACTTGCTCTTGACCTCGCAAAGGCAGCGCCGCGTGCTCCACGACGAACGCATCGTCCCCACGCTTGGCCGCGTCACACAGCTCCCGCACGAAGACCAGCGCACCGCCCGCATCCCGAAGCGTCGGCTTTACAGCGGACACATCCGGATCCTCGTCCTCCAACGCGATTGCCGACTGCGTTTCCGGATCCGGAGACTTCGGATTTTGGGGGGAGGTAGCACTGCACGCGCCCAGTCCGAGGAAGAGCAGCGCAGCCAAATGGCGTGACGTGGAACTCGGCGACAAGGTGCGCGGAAAGCTACGCGCGGCCCGTGAACCGTGCAATGTGAGCCGTGCAATGCGTGGTTGATGGGGCGGATTGATGGGGCGGTTTGATCCAGCGGTTTGATCCAGTTACACCTCTTGCATGCTCAGATTTCGCGCCTTGAGCTTGTGCGCGCTGACCGTTGCTTGCGGGGGGGCGACGCCTGGGCAAGCCGTGAAGCCGTCGGCGTACACGGCGCATCAGGCGTTGGATGAGAAGCCCGTCCAGTGCAGCGCGGTGAGCGAGTATGCGCGGCCCTTGGCAGTGGACCTCGCGCCTGAGGAGCGCACGCTGCTCGAGGCCAATATGCGCGCCGGGGTCGCGCTGGTTCACTACGACTGCAAGCAGCTCAAGGTGCTGCCGGATTGCACCGTGAAGGGCAGCTACGGGTATGTCGGGGTGACCAGCAAGCAAGAGGTGGTCGCGCTGCGTGATCGGAACGAGCTGGCGGTGAACCTACCGCTCACCGGGCTGCAGCTGGCAGGTGAGCTGAAGAGTGAGCTCGCCGCGGGTGCTTCCCTCGACTTGGCGATGATGATGGTGGGCATGCGGCGCACGGACACGCCGAGCATTCGCAGCGGTGGACTCACGTCGGGCTGCCGGGAAGCGACCCACTTCGTACGCGGCGTGTTCGTGGGCGCGTTCGCCATGAGCACCAGCGAGCGTGGGCAGGCGCGAGCTGCCGCACAGATCTTCGGAGCAGGAGCCTCGGCAGCAAGTGACAGCTCGCGCTTGGCCAAGCACCGCGATGGCGATCCCCAGGCGTGTGGTCACGCCAAGTTGACGGACAACAACCCGCCCGATCAGTGCAGCGCCGTGCTGCGCCTCGAGCTCCGCGCGCTGGGCAGCAGTGACGCCGAGGCCAAGGGCGGCGTGCAGATCAACGAAGGCACTTGCCCCAAAGGGTATATCCTCGCGGAATCCGGCGCGTGCGTTGCAGAGGAAAAGCAGAAGGCCGAACGCTTCCTCTGCGAGTATGGCGACGTCGTGGCTTGCACGCAGCAGTGCGACAAAGGGCA
It includes:
- a CDS encoding sel1 repeat family protein, with the translated sequence MLRFRALSLCALTVACGGATPGQAVKPSAYTAHQALDEKPVQCSAVSEYARPLAVDLAPEERTLLEANMRAGVALVHYDCKQLKVLPDCTVKGSYGYVGVTSKQEVVALRDRNELAVNLPLTGLQLAGELKSELAAGASLDLAMMMVGMRRTDTPSIRSGGLTSGCREATHFVRGVFVGAFAMSTSERGQARAAAQIFGAGASAASDSSRLAKHRDGDPQACGHAKLTDNNPPDQCSAVLRLELRALGSSDAEAKGGVQINEGTCPKGYILAESGACVAEEKQKAERFLCEYGDVVACTQQCDKGHGGSCNNLGVMATRGDGVQKDTARAETLFEKACVAGEPNGCVNRAQMYDEGYTEEDAALATDLYRRACEAGSMLGCYQYGLVVMGSEKEDERARGEKLIERACKGGHRTACTANSSDAQRAAIFAEACERGELNGCDAAAYLAVSRKNPEGAERYWTKACDGGWLSSCHHLAFAYAWGDNGFPKKPGPARAALHKACDGGRQDACTDFERLEAWLLGPACEAGDDRACRQLADYCRSSQVSKGYNPMAEIGCGLIQDACRNTNRKFICKLADSTFQG